A region of Brevinema andersonii DNA encodes the following proteins:
- a CDS encoding ATP-binding protein, with protein MDEWRELIKDFLEEAYMLIEHLEEGLLNLEKDLDDQAGIDTIFRVAHTIKGGAGAVGFDDIQKLTHIMEDVLDLVRNKKYRFTHDDISLLLKVRDELELLLKAYEKGQNHPFEKTAQLISALESIKEKALNPQGTVEAVPVDESNDGFDALPIAARFQLNNDILAVLQGALESGEAIMFIEIRFNQEYEMKEVGPFEILNIINGFAEPILMNPDIDTIEAEYFPYLNVVIPTEESVEFVKNKLMMPDVVSRVDAYALDDNFYQRLEQSMYGDQESDLLSVPEPPPPIESNNVVPSEGKSVEVSKQKTVEEEKKNPTLRVESSRIDELLNILGELVIIRSGLMQFNSDMEKSMQNIRLSLRNFLSSSNELELSEDAIQNSQRNALLRESLQDVAESMDNYGEYVQQLSRISGTLQSQMMHLRMVPVQTVFSRFPRLVRDIAKQLDKKIDLIIEGGETEIDKGMIDDLYDPLMHMIRNSMDHGIELPQQRLASGKPDIGTIKLSAYQEGDSIFIEISDDGRGIDTEKIKEKAIDKGLISSEQTQTMSKREILSLIFAPGFSTAEQVSNLSGRGVGMDVVRKKIEELGGSVSISTDLGKGTTMRVQLPLTLAIIQGLLILIGGVHYVIPVAAVEETVILDVKALHKLNSYYALEFRDKLIPLIALPKVLYGIDIFRSDKYRYIGMTEDQIKQEQKTTFFYQENAAGFLEQVPEPQKIDHMSIYPNTQEYCIIIKYADRQIGIVVSDILGEQDIVIKPLDTKLISSPGLAAATIVGNGEIGFILDIPQIVLYYLKQQQQSR; from the coding sequence ATGGATGAATGGAGAGAGTTAATTAAAGATTTTCTTGAAGAAGCTTATATGTTGATTGAGCATCTTGAAGAGGGATTGCTCAATTTGGAAAAAGACCTTGATGATCAAGCAGGCATTGATACGATTTTTAGAGTGGCTCATACTATTAAAGGAGGTGCCGGTGCGGTTGGGTTTGACGATATTCAAAAACTGACGCATATTATGGAAGATGTATTGGATTTAGTCCGCAATAAAAAATACCGCTTTACGCATGATGATATTTCTTTGCTTTTAAAGGTGCGAGACGAATTAGAATTATTATTAAAAGCCTATGAAAAGGGACAAAATCATCCTTTTGAAAAGACGGCACAATTAATTTCTGCTCTGGAAAGCATTAAGGAAAAAGCACTCAATCCTCAAGGTACTGTTGAAGCTGTGCCTGTTGATGAGAGTAATGATGGTTTTGATGCATTACCTATTGCAGCGCGATTTCAGTTGAATAATGATATTTTAGCAGTACTTCAAGGTGCATTGGAATCAGGTGAAGCGATTATGTTTATTGAGATCCGATTCAACCAAGAATATGAAATGAAAGAAGTCGGCCCTTTTGAAATTTTAAATATTATCAATGGATTTGCTGAACCTATTCTTATGAATCCTGATATAGATACAATTGAAGCCGAATATTTTCCTTATTTGAATGTTGTAATTCCAACAGAAGAATCTGTGGAATTCGTAAAAAACAAGCTTATGATGCCGGATGTTGTATCGCGTGTAGATGCTTATGCTTTAGATGACAACTTCTATCAGCGCCTAGAACAAAGTATGTATGGTGATCAAGAATCCGATCTTTTGTCGGTTCCAGAACCTCCACCTCCTATTGAAAGTAATAATGTGGTTCCTTCTGAGGGCAAATCTGTTGAGGTATCCAAACAAAAAACGGTAGAAGAAGAAAAGAAAAATCCTACGCTTCGAGTGGAAAGTTCACGTATTGATGAGCTTTTGAATATTCTTGGAGAGTTGGTGATTATACGCTCTGGTTTGATGCAGTTCAACAGCGACATGGAAAAATCTATGCAGAATATACGCTTGAGTTTGAGGAATTTTTTATCTTCTTCTAACGAGCTTGAACTGAGTGAGGATGCAATTCAAAATTCTCAGCGAAATGCCCTGCTCCGTGAAAGTTTACAGGATGTTGCTGAGAGTATGGACAACTATGGAGAGTATGTTCAACAACTGTCACGTATTTCGGGTACGTTGCAAAGTCAAATGATGCATTTACGTATGGTGCCGGTACAAACGGTTTTTTCGCGTTTTCCACGACTGGTCCGAGATATTGCCAAGCAGCTGGATAAAAAAATAGATTTAATTATAGAAGGCGGCGAAACCGAAATAGATAAAGGGATGATCGATGATTTATATGATCCGTTGATGCACATGATTAGAAATTCTATGGATCATGGTATTGAACTTCCTCAGCAGCGGCTTGCCAGTGGTAAACCTGACATTGGCACTATTAAACTTTCTGCTTATCAAGAGGGAGATAGCATTTTCATTGAAATATCAGATGACGGCAGAGGTATTGATACAGAAAAAATTAAAGAAAAGGCTATCGATAAGGGGTTGATTTCTAGCGAACAAACTCAAACAATGAGTAAACGTGAAATATTATCTTTGATTTTTGCTCCTGGGTTTTCTACAGCCGAACAAGTATCAAATTTGTCAGGTCGAGGTGTTGGCATGGACGTGGTTCGTAAGAAAATTGAAGAATTAGGCGGGTCTGTGTCAATTTCTACTGATTTAGGAAAAGGCACTACTATGCGAGTTCAACTTCCGTTGACGTTGGCAATTATTCAAGGTCTATTAATTTTGATAGGCGGCGTTCACTATGTTATTCCTGTTGCTGCGGTCGAGGAAACAGTTATTCTCGATGTTAAAGCTCTTCATAAACTCAACAGTTACTATGCCTTGGAGTTCAGGGACAAACTGATTCCTCTTATTGCTTTGCCGAAAGTTCTTTATGGAATTGATATATTCAGATCCGATAAATATCGTTATATTGGTATGACAGAAGATCAAATAAAACAAGAACAAAAAACAACATTTTTTTATCAAGAGAATGCTGCAGGATTTTTAGAACAAGTTCCTGAGCCTCAGAAAATTGATCATATGTCTATATACCCTAATACGCAGGAATATTGTATTATTATTAAATATGCAGATAGGCAAATTGGTATAGTGGTATCTGATATTTTGGGAGAACAAGATATTGTGATAAAGCCATTGGATACTAAATTGATCTCAAGTCCCGGATTGGCAGCTGCAACGATCGTTGGAAACGGAGAAATAGGGTTTATTTTAGATATACCTCAAATTGTTCTTTACTACCTCAAACAGCAACAACAATCCCGGTAA
- a CDS encoding DUF368 domain-containing protein, protein MKETFSLICKGMLVGIANIIPGVSGGTMSFVLGIYPQLTEAIGYFFIRPQKRKEYSLFLLKLGIGIVLGFLLFAKLIIWLLGVKLPEGNLLPYSYVPTFGFFLGLILGSVFVLFKMQPDSKFSFKRLGLVFFGFFSLLLINSLRNLKGITGLEETIIKDFGIFKITMLPIARALWLFLVGILAAVTMIVPGISGSALLVALGEYGPILSYVGERSITPIAVIGVGFAIGIWGATLLIAKLLQKYPGATFYFILGLVIASCWQIVVNIISAHAPVSALLISIITVIVGFALALQSSRLRSS, encoded by the coding sequence ATGAAAGAGACTTTTTCCTTAATATGTAAGGGTATGTTAGTGGGTATTGCTAATATTATTCCAGGAGTTTCTGGGGGGACGATGAGTTTTGTGTTGGGTATTTATCCTCAACTTACAGAAGCTATTGGTTATTTTTTTATCAGACCTCAAAAAAGAAAAGAATATTCTTTATTTTTATTGAAATTAGGTATTGGGATAGTTTTAGGATTTCTGCTATTTGCTAAATTAATCATATGGCTGCTTGGTGTTAAGCTTCCTGAAGGTAATCTACTTCCTTATAGCTATGTGCCTACATTTGGATTTTTTTTAGGCTTGATTCTCGGGTCTGTATTTGTACTGTTTAAGATGCAACCAGATAGTAAATTTTCTTTTAAGCGCTTGGGATTGGTATTTTTTGGTTTTTTTTCCCTTTTATTAATTAATTCTCTGAGAAATCTGAAAGGTATAACTGGGTTGGAAGAAACAATTATTAAAGATTTTGGCATTTTTAAAATTACAATGCTTCCGATAGCACGTGCCCTATGGTTGTTTTTAGTAGGTATTCTTGCCGCTGTAACTATGATTGTACCCGGAATATCAGGATCTGCATTGTTAGTTGCTCTAGGAGAATATGGACCCATTTTATCCTATGTCGGAGAACGATCAATTACCCCTATTGCAGTGATAGGAGTAGGTTTTGCAATTGGAATCTGGGGAGCAACCCTTTTAATAGCAAAATTGCTTCAAAAATATCCGGGAGCTACATTCTATTTTATTTTAGGACTTGTTATAGCATCATGCTGGCAAATAGTAGTTAATATAATCAGTGCTCATGCTCCTGTTAGTGCTTTGCTGATCAGCATTATTACTGTGATTGTAGGTTTTGCATTAGCACTTCAAAGTAGTAGATTACGATCATCCTAA
- a CDS encoding tRNA dihydrouridine synthase: MIHPISFGEIYSLNNIFLAPLAGYSHKPMRMFARKFGAGYAVTEMVSVEGVLRDSEKTFRYADISDAPNLTSIQLFGSGDPKTFHQAAVVVKKRFNARSININFGCPAPKVMKNGAGSRLLQKPQKMVDVINAVKDAGLAVEAKIRAGFDQDNLDDIIDSLDRSDVDVIMLHCRLTRDKFLHGTADWKRFHRARQATRKLLIANGDIKSPEDAYKILTEYKMDGVMIGRAAIGRPYIFRQIIDLCCKGTYLKLSVKQQLELLVDYAELWCAESKTDSIIPIRGALMSGLTEFEGAAKLRSLIAQSRNLADLDGAIKTIKDKFILHSS, encoded by the coding sequence GTGATTCATCCTATATCTTTTGGCGAGATATATAGTTTAAATAATATATTTTTAGCTCCATTGGCAGGCTATTCACACAAGCCCATGAGAATGTTTGCACGAAAATTTGGAGCAGGATATGCTGTGACGGAAATGGTGAGTGTTGAGGGAGTGTTACGGGATTCTGAAAAGACGTTTAGATATGCTGATATTTCAGATGCACCGAATCTTACATCTATTCAGCTTTTTGGCAGTGGCGATCCTAAAACATTTCATCAAGCGGCTGTTGTTGTTAAGAAGCGTTTCAATGCGCGGTCAATCAATATTAATTTTGGCTGTCCGGCACCCAAGGTAATGAAAAACGGTGCGGGTTCGCGCTTGTTACAGAAACCGCAAAAAATGGTTGATGTGATTAATGCTGTAAAAGATGCAGGGCTTGCCGTGGAAGCGAAAATTCGTGCAGGTTTTGATCAAGATAATCTAGATGATATCATTGATAGCCTGGACCGTTCGGATGTTGATGTTATTATGTTGCACTGCCGATTGACCAGAGATAAATTTCTGCACGGCACTGCCGATTGGAAACGTTTTCATCGTGCGCGGCAGGCTACTCGTAAGCTTTTAATTGCGAATGGGGATATTAAGTCTCCTGAAGATGCTTATAAAATACTGACAGAGTATAAAATGGATGGAGTCATGATAGGGCGTGCAGCAATTGGGAGGCCTTATATTTTCCGTCAAATCATTGATTTATGCTGTAAAGGAACTTACTTGAAACTTTCTGTAAAACAGCAGTTAGAATTACTTGTCGATTATGCTGAACTTTGGTGTGCCGAATCGAAAACTGATTCTATTATCCCAATAAGAGGTGCATTAATGAGCGGGCTAACAGAATTCGAAGGTGCTGCCAAACTACGGTCGCTTATTGCACAAAGCCGGAATCTCGCTGATCTCGACGGCGCCATAAAAACAATAAAAGATAAATTTATTCTTCATTCTTCATGA
- a CDS encoding epoxyqueuosine reductase QueH, whose amino-acid sequence MKKILLQTCCAPCVTTCVEVLRGNLPWEKVLEYKPEFDHIAIYFYNPNIHPYEEYLKRAEQARRYAEIINTEFIIGEYNKKEWREEVRGLEHEPEKGERCTICYAMRLKNAFLYAKDHGFEAVASSLTLSPYKDEKRVNSIGQNLEHETGITYIVSNFKKNNGFKIAKEISKDNCIYCQDYCGCEFSLRDKILRNLQKQNKCS is encoded by the coding sequence ATGAAAAAAATACTGCTGCAAACGTGCTGTGCACCTTGTGTTACAACATGTGTTGAGGTTTTACGCGGTAATCTGCCTTGGGAAAAAGTACTCGAATATAAACCTGAGTTTGATCACATAGCGATATATTTTTATAATCCCAATATTCATCCATATGAGGAGTATCTAAAACGAGCCGAACAAGCTCGACGATATGCTGAAATTATTAATACAGAATTCATCATAGGAGAATATAACAAAAAAGAGTGGCGTGAAGAAGTCCGGGGGTTGGAGCATGAACCTGAAAAAGGCGAACGATGTACTATTTGTTATGCTATGCGCTTGAAAAATGCGTTTTTATATGCAAAAGATCACGGTTTTGAAGCTGTTGCTAGTTCGTTGACGCTCAGCCCCTATAAAGATGAGAAACGAGTAAATTCAATCGGCCAAAATTTGGAGCATGAAACGGGAATTACTTATATTGTAAGCAATTTCAAAAAAAACAATGGCTTTAAAATTGCTAAAGAGATCAGTAAAGACAATTGTATATACTGTCAAGATTATTGCGGTTGTGAATTTTCACTAAGGGATAAAATTTTACGCAACCTGCAAAAACAAAACAAATGTTCTTAG
- a CDS encoding phospho-sugar mutase — translation MEKDIWKKAHVWAESDDFDKTTRHEIQTLIDEKNEKELQDRFWKDLEFGTGGLRGILGAGSNRMNVYNIRKVTQGLANYIILQNGAYQGVVIGRDSRNGSLEFAQEAASVLVANGIRVYFFRDICPTPVASFTILQVGAKAGIMNTASHNPREYNGYKVFWDDGAQLVPPHDELVMQEIKRITELSAVKRMDFAEAEKSSLFEYCDSYFDHYIQAAKMFIRDSELCRSTDLKVLYSPLHGAGYKIVPQLMNVIGFQHFEVFQVQAQPDGNFPSAPYPNPENPQAMQPGIKHAEGKKSDLFIATDPDADRIGVACKSQHNNYLLLNGNQIGALILDYLVRYLIPQNSFVVSTIVSSPLISKIARAHGVEYIECLTGFRWISAKMQELRAQGKNFLFGMEESHGYNISSLVHDKDGVSATAIFAELAAFHKHQHVGLDQALFEIAKKYGYFKDSQESLSFPGAEGVLTMQKMMDEFRAKPFAEINSIKVEKYADFETGIIKDAQNKPVGWTNLPKSNVFVFYLENNARIVARPSGTEPKIKFYFSTEHSVNCEHCVQQADTEHQALKETFLSMIHS, via the coding sequence ATGGAAAAGGATATTTGGAAAAAAGCGCATGTGTGGGCTGAAAGCGACGATTTCGACAAAACCACCAGGCATGAAATTCAAACGCTTATCGATGAGAAAAATGAAAAAGAACTTCAAGACCGGTTTTGGAAAGATCTCGAATTCGGTACAGGCGGTTTGAGGGGCATTTTAGGTGCCGGTAGCAATCGTATGAATGTCTATAATATCCGTAAAGTTACTCAAGGCTTAGCCAATTATATTATCCTACAAAACGGAGCATATCAGGGAGTTGTTATTGGACGGGATTCACGAAATGGTTCATTGGAATTTGCCCAGGAAGCAGCATCTGTATTGGTTGCCAACGGCATTCGAGTATATTTTTTCCGTGACATATGCCCGACTCCTGTGGCATCATTTACGATCCTTCAAGTGGGTGCTAAAGCTGGGATTATGAATACGGCTTCCCATAACCCTAGAGAATATAATGGTTATAAAGTGTTTTGGGACGATGGAGCCCAATTAGTGCCTCCTCATGATGAATTAGTGATGCAGGAGATTAAAAGAATTACGGAACTTTCTGCTGTCAAACGTATGGATTTTGCAGAAGCCGAAAAAAGTTCTTTATTTGAGTACTGTGACAGTTATTTTGATCATTATATTCAAGCAGCAAAAATGTTTATCCGTGATTCGGAATTATGCCGTTCAACGGATCTTAAAGTTTTATATTCACCGTTGCATGGAGCCGGTTATAAAATTGTTCCACAACTGATGAATGTCATAGGGTTCCAGCATTTTGAAGTTTTTCAAGTTCAAGCCCAGCCAGACGGTAACTTCCCGTCTGCTCCTTACCCTAACCCAGAAAATCCACAAGCCATGCAGCCAGGTATCAAACATGCTGAAGGAAAAAAAAGTGATCTTTTTATTGCTACGGATCCCGATGCCGATCGTATAGGAGTGGCATGTAAGTCTCAACATAATAATTATCTGCTTTTGAATGGCAATCAAATAGGTGCGCTGATTTTGGATTATCTTGTACGTTATCTTATTCCGCAAAACAGTTTTGTTGTTAGTACTATTGTTTCTTCGCCGCTTATTAGTAAAATTGCGCGTGCTCATGGTGTTGAATATATAGAATGCTTAACTGGATTTCGTTGGATTTCAGCAAAAATGCAAGAACTTCGTGCTCAAGGTAAAAATTTTCTTTTTGGCATGGAAGAAAGCCATGGTTATAATATTTCTTCTCTTGTGCATGATAAGGATGGAGTTTCGGCGACCGCAATTTTTGCAGAACTTGCTGCTTTTCATAAGCACCAGCATGTTGGTTTGGATCAGGCTCTCTTTGAAATAGCCAAAAAATACGGTTATTTCAAAGATTCTCAAGAGTCGCTGTCATTTCCAGGGGCTGAGGGTGTATTAACCATGCAGAAAATGATGGATGAGTTCCGGGCAAAACCGTTCGCAGAAATTAACAGTATAAAAGTCGAAAAATATGCGGATTTTGAGACTGGAATTATTAAAGATGCTCAAAATAAGCCTGTTGGCTGGACAAATCTACCTAAATCCAATGTATTTGTATTTTATTTGGAAAATAATGCTCGTATTGTGGCTCGTCCTTCGGGAACAGAGCCGAAAATTAAATTTTATTTCTCAACGGAGCATTCTGTCAATTGCGAACATTGTGTCCAGCAAGCTGATACCGAACATCAAGCACTTAAGGAAACGTTTCTTTCGATGATCCACAGTTAA
- a CDS encoding CheR family methyltransferase, producing MSLHELTSSTKVLETLAAMIHQESGIIFTPSHMKVLDQRVQSTLKEKKCSDIELLELLKNNKNELHAFIGHVTTNHTQFFRSIGQYELLGTMILPELVQKNKLTKTIKLWSAASSSGEEAYTCAMYIQYYFDTHGLSDWYLEIFATDIDQTSIKLGENAEYPFDALRHVPQEYHQYLDIDSGRLDEFGFVEGAKFSIKPAIRNLVSFQEHNLLDSAPYRDIDIIFCRNVLIYFDEKTQHKVVSHLEKALASKGYFFVSPSETLNGITGNLEIKIFPKGIYYIKKD from the coding sequence TTGAGCTTGCATGAATTAACCAGTTCTACAAAAGTTTTAGAAACATTAGCAGCTATGATTCATCAGGAAAGTGGGATTATTTTTACACCTTCCCATATGAAGGTGCTGGATCAACGGGTTCAATCGACTTTAAAAGAAAAAAAATGTTCTGATATCGAGTTGCTTGAGCTGCTCAAAAATAATAAAAATGAACTTCATGCTTTTATCGGACATGTAACCACAAATCATACTCAGTTTTTTCGTAGTATTGGTCAGTATGAGCTTTTAGGCACAATGATTCTTCCGGAGCTAGTACAGAAAAATAAATTAACGAAGACAATAAAATTATGGAGCGCTGCATCTTCTTCTGGAGAAGAGGCATATACATGTGCTATGTACATTCAGTATTATTTTGATACACATGGTCTTTCTGACTGGTATTTGGAGATTTTTGCTACCGATATTGATCAGACCAGTATTAAATTAGGAGAAAATGCAGAATATCCTTTTGATGCTTTGAGGCATGTGCCCCAAGAATATCATCAATATCTGGATATTGATTCCGGTAGGCTAGATGAATTTGGGTTTGTTGAAGGTGCAAAATTTTCCATTAAACCAGCGATACGAAATTTAGTAAGTTTTCAAGAGCACAATCTATTAGATTCTGCTCCTTATCGTGATATTGATATTATTTTTTGCAGGAATGTGCTGATTTATTTCGATGAGAAGACGCAGCACAAAGTTGTATCGCATCTCGAAAAAGCTTTAGCATCAAAAGGATATTTTTTTGTCAGCCCTTCAGAAACTTTGAACGGTATAACAGGAAATTTAGAGATAAAGATTTTTCCAAAAGGCATTTATTATATAAAAAAGGATTGA
- a CDS encoding chemotaxis protein CheX, which produces MLIDYINPFVEATFEVMSEILNTPVKRGQLQLKKLGEGMKGIAVIIGVTGVVSGRIVFDMTEEAALKLSEKLNDESFSSFNELARSTISEVGNMVTARAVTKLAKESRSFHFSPPTLIVGSNISIFESEDIEALIIPIDTGYGIIEINIAFKE; this is translated from the coding sequence ATGTTGATCGATTATATCAATCCTTTTGTAGAAGCAACTTTTGAAGTAATGAGTGAAATTCTCAATACACCGGTGAAACGAGGGCAATTACAACTCAAAAAGTTGGGTGAAGGCATGAAAGGAATTGCTGTCATTATTGGAGTTACAGGAGTGGTTTCGGGGCGGATAGTCTTTGATATGACAGAAGAAGCTGCTTTGAAATTGTCAGAAAAGCTTAATGATGAATCATTTTCCAGTTTTAATGAGTTAGCGCGTAGTACAATTTCAGAAGTTGGAAACATGGTAACTGCACGTGCTGTTACAAAGTTAGCTAAAGAATCCCGTTCTTTCCATTTTAGTCCTCCTACACTTATTGTTGGATCTAATATTTCTATTTTTGAAAGTGAGGATATAGAGGCATTAATAATTCCCATTGATACTGGCTATGGAATTATTGAAATTAATATTGCTTTTAAAGAATAG
- a CDS encoding chemotaxis protein CheB codes for MTKGQILIIDDSALVRSYLAKMLLNVPDMELCDVASNGKIGFQKILARKPDVVILDLEMDHGDGLYVLQNIQDQLQPQDRPFVLIYSARAKHDDPLFRKAIEFGFSDFIIKVQGNPEDILSELRKAFFDKLRAAIQAKKNRTMRSPINSILKDEYDITVPHGLNALPLILERKKINPKILIIGASTGGPLSVSKIMQEITSIKVPVVVIQHMPEGFTKSFAEELGRISGLPAHELAHNMSLEKGHIYVFPGGMHGRLTAFGNLFVFYADRQDYIAHPFKPSVNLAIENLVKSINGHAIFAVLSGMGKDGGLAAKFLHDKGSLVIAQDKESSVVWGMPGAVVKENAADILLPQDELGRGIQMILKTYNIA; via the coding sequence ATGACTAAAGGTCAAATTCTAATTATCGATGATTCAGCTTTGGTTCGCAGTTACCTTGCGAAAATGTTGCTTAATGTTCCTGATATGGAGCTTTGTGATGTGGCCTCTAATGGTAAAATAGGGTTTCAAAAAATTCTTGCCCGTAAGCCAGATGTTGTTATTTTAGATTTGGAAATGGATCATGGAGACGGGTTGTATGTTTTGCAGAATATTCAAGACCAACTTCAGCCTCAAGACCGTCCTTTTGTGTTGATTTACAGTGCCCGTGCAAAACATGATGATCCTTTGTTCCGAAAAGCTATAGAATTTGGATTTTCTGATTTCATTATTAAAGTGCAGGGAAATCCTGAAGATATTCTTTCGGAACTCCGTAAGGCTTTTTTTGATAAGCTTCGTGCGGCTATACAAGCAAAGAAAAATAGAACTATGAGATCCCCCATAAACTCGATTCTTAAGGATGAATATGATATCACTGTTCCCCATGGTTTGAATGCACTGCCTCTCATACTTGAACGAAAAAAGATCAATCCTAAAATTTTAATTATTGGAGCTTCTACTGGCGGTCCGTTATCAGTCAGTAAAATTATGCAGGAAATAACTTCTATCAAAGTGCCTGTGGTTGTTATTCAGCACATGCCTGAAGGGTTTACTAAATCATTTGCTGAAGAATTGGGGCGTATTAGTGGTTTGCCAGCGCATGAACTTGCGCATAACATGTCGCTTGAGAAGGGGCATATTTATGTTTTTCCAGGAGGTATGCACGGTAGGTTAACTGCTTTTGGGAATTTATTTGTTTTTTATGCAGACAGACAGGATTATATAGCACATCCGTTTAAGCCTTCTGTGAATTTGGCGATTGAAAACCTTGTCAAATCGATAAACGGGCATGCAATTTTTGCAGTGCTCAGCGGCATGGGAAAAGACGGCGGCTTAGCGGCTAAGTTTCTTCACGACAAGGGCTCACTAGTAATTGCTCAGGATAAGGAATCAAGTGTCGTTTGGGGGATGCCTGGTGCTGTTGTTAAGGAAAATGCTGCTGACATTTTGCTTCCGCAGGATGAATTAGGTAGGGGTATACAAATGATATTAAAAACCTACAATATAGCTTAG
- a CDS encoding chemotaxis protein CheW, whose protein sequence is MENISDSDALMQKAGHEVLFNTITFVLEKQIYAVNILYIRDIVMGKLIYRIPNSDSILLGVTNLRGEIIPVFSLKEFLGFSETKCENLEKQTVIQPSEDEYLIIIKIEGRLFAIAVDKIHKNIGITSDIYNEGSYMKKWVKHTIFQGVIIDGEHNILMLDIISLMNLLVERNNEKNN, encoded by the coding sequence ATGGAAAATATATCTGATTCTGATGCTTTAATGCAAAAAGCCGGTCATGAAGTATTATTTAATACGATTACATTTGTGCTGGAAAAACAGATTTACGCGGTGAATATTTTGTATATCAGGGATATTGTGATGGGGAAACTTATTTACCGTATACCTAATTCTGATTCTATACTGCTGGGAGTGACCAACTTGCGTGGCGAAATTATTCCGGTATTTTCATTGAAAGAATTTTTAGGTTTTTCTGAAACAAAGTGTGAAAATTTAGAAAAACAAACAGTGATCCAACCTTCTGAAGATGAGTATCTGATAATTATCAAAATTGAAGGCCGACTGTTTGCTATCGCTGTCGATAAAATTCATAAAAATATCGGTATCACTAGTGATATTTATAATGAGGGTTCCTATATGAAAAAATGGGTAAAACATACTATTTTTCAAGGAGTGATTATTGACGGAGAACATAATATTTTGATGCTTGATATTATTTCATTAATGAATTTGCTTGTTGAAAGAAATAATGAAAAAAATAATTGA
- a CDS encoding MBL fold metallo-hydrolase, translating to MRCASLISGSKANSFYIETDNQALLIDAGLSLPKIKNTLKLLQANTQKLCGILLTHEHEDHVRHLKRIASYYRLPVYLTIESKKKSGINLKDFHIIKPNDMIHFGDFDVEAFEVKHDADMCLGFVIHKHGKRLFYASDIGSYDDKILNKAHNADFIGIESNYDPYMLAQCRYPKYLKERISGGSGHLSNDQAQKFITEAACISTKHVMFLHLSENSNHINLVERIIDSDLHIRRPDIFHHIGLRHSHIKFITI from the coding sequence ATGCGCTGCGCATCACTGATAAGCGGAAGCAAAGCCAATTCTTTTTATATAGAGACTGACAATCAAGCATTACTAATCGATGCAGGGCTTTCGTTGCCCAAAATTAAGAACACATTAAAGCTGCTTCAAGCAAACACACAGAAATTATGTGGTATTCTTCTAACACACGAACATGAAGATCATGTTCGGCATTTAAAACGGATTGCAAGTTATTATCGTTTGCCGGTATACCTAACGATTGAATCCAAAAAAAAATCCGGTATTAATCTTAAAGATTTTCACATTATCAAGCCCAACGACATGATACACTTTGGCGATTTTGACGTCGAAGCATTTGAGGTTAAACATGATGCAGATATGTGCTTGGGTTTTGTCATTCATAAGCACGGCAAACGTCTTTTCTATGCATCTGATATCGGTTCCTACGACGATAAAATTCTTAATAAAGCTCATAATGCCGATTTTATCGGTATTGAATCAAATTATGACCCCTATATGCTTGCTCAATGCCGTTATCCTAAGTATTTAAAAGAACGTATTTCTGGAGGTTCTGGACATTTATCCAACGATCAGGCTCAAAAATTCATTACAGAAGCAGCCTGCATTTCTACGAAACATGTTATGTTTCTACATCTCAGCGAAAACAGCAACCACATTAACTTAGTGGAACGCATCATTGATAGTGATCTTCACATTCGGAGACCGGACATTTTCCATCATATAGGATTGAGGCACAGTCATATTAAATTCATTACCATATAA
- a CDS encoding response regulator — protein MKVIFSEDGLPTGQTKSGQQIGVLCVDDSQFILKQISQILGSRNFNIVDTALNGAEALIKYKERQSEVQLITLDITMPEMDGLTTLKKLREMNPNVNVIMVTALGTAETVKEAIKLGAKGYIVKPLNREKVLERIGKIFS, from the coding sequence ATGAAAGTTATTTTTAGTGAAGATGGGCTTCCTACCGGGCAAACAAAATCTGGTCAGCAAATTGGAGTCTTATGTGTCGACGATTCGCAATTTATCCTTAAGCAAATCTCACAAATTTTAGGGTCTCGTAATTTTAATATTGTAGATACAGCGCTCAATGGAGCAGAAGCTCTTATAAAATACAAAGAAAGACAATCTGAGGTTCAATTAATTACTTTAGATATTACTATGCCTGAAATGGATGGATTAACTACTCTTAAAAAACTACGAGAAATGAATCCAAATGTTAATGTGATTATGGTTACAGCCTTGGGTACTGCTGAAACTGTGAAAGAAGCAATAAAATTAGGTGCTAAAGGCTATATTGTAAAACCTTTAAATAGAGAAAAAGTATTAGAAAGAATCGGTAAAATTTTCAGTTAA